The Phaeobacter sp. G2 genome includes a region encoding these proteins:
- a CDS encoding MurR/RpiR family transcriptional regulator, whose product MDPHLDPKQTTRLIAVLKDHIGQMPAKLAQAAKYIIDNPGSFALDPVRDTARKAQISANSFVRLADRLGYDSFDALRRPFRDALITSNEGPGAADWIGQMAGHGPAAALQASAVQSELNMVSRSLRQMGADRTQAIVETLRSAKQCYVTASRASYALAYYFHYVARMALPAIDLVPRHVGTTLDDLIGLGPEDCLIAITFAPYSTSTIQALRQARKLGARIVLISDSEVIAPGVEADHVLTVTTASLHPFGAYGGAMAVLDCLLTHLIEAGGAEARHRIEAYEALRQDSGAYWTGAKLPQIRS is encoded by the coding sequence ATGGATCCACATCTCGACCCGAAACAGACCACCCGGCTGATTGCCGTCCTTAAAGATCACATCGGGCAAATGCCTGCCAAACTGGCGCAGGCCGCAAAATACATCATCGACAATCCGGGAAGCTTTGCGCTGGATCCCGTACGTGACACTGCACGCAAAGCCCAGATCAGCGCCAACAGCTTTGTGCGCCTTGCGGACCGGCTGGGGTATGACAGTTTTGATGCCCTGCGTCGCCCCTTCCGAGATGCGCTGATCACCTCTAACGAAGGCCCGGGTGCTGCGGATTGGATTGGCCAGATGGCCGGGCATGGGCCAGCGGCAGCGCTTCAGGCCAGCGCGGTGCAAAGCGAGCTGAACATGGTATCGCGCTCACTACGCCAGATGGGTGCAGACCGCACCCAGGCGATTGTCGAAACCCTGCGGAGTGCCAAACAGTGCTACGTGACCGCCAGCCGCGCCAGCTATGCGCTGGCCTATTATTTTCACTACGTGGCGCGCATGGCCCTGCCGGCGATTGATCTGGTGCCGCGCCATGTCGGCACCACCCTGGATGATCTGATTGGTCTGGGGCCTGAGGACTGCCTGATTGCCATCACCTTTGCCCCCTATTCAACCAGCACCATCCAGGCCCTGCGTCAGGCCCGAAAGCTCGGCGCCCGCATCGTGCTGATTTCGGACAGTGAGGTCATCGCCCCGGGGGTTGAGGCGGATCACGTTCTGACGGTCACAACCGCCTCCCTGCACCCCTTTGGCGCCTACGGCGGGGCGATGGCAGTGCTTGATTGCCTGCTGACCCATCTGATTGAGGCCGGCGGCGCAGAAGCACGCCACCGGATTGAGGCCTATGAAGCGCTGAGACAGGACAGTGGCGCCTATTGGACAGGGGCCAAGCTGCCTCAGATCCGCAGCTGA
- a CDS encoding arginine deiminase family protein, with translation MTNPSFEFSRAITRRPAASIVDGLRATEMGTPSLTGMLAAHTQYVAALKSTGAEVIELEPLEAFPDAVFVEDTALCLPQGAVLMRPGAPSRMGEVAEMAPTLRDCYADVREISGPGHIEGGDILVTGREVLVGRSDRTDAAGVAELAEIVADWGHSLREVFTPPGVLHFKTDCSLMDGETILATKRLSASGCFEGYRILDVADGEEAAANAIRFNNLVLCPAGFPRTAEMLDKAGFEVVQIDNSDCAKLDGGMSCLSLRF, from the coding sequence ATGACGAACCCGAGTTTTGAATTCTCCCGTGCGATTACCCGCCGCCCTGCCGCCAGCATTGTTGATGGGCTGCGGGCCACCGAAATGGGGACGCCCAGCCTGACAGGCATGCTGGCAGCGCACACGCAGTATGTGGCGGCGCTCAAAAGCACTGGCGCTGAGGTGATTGAACTGGAGCCTCTGGAGGCGTTTCCAGATGCGGTTTTTGTTGAGGATACTGCTCTTTGCTTGCCGCAGGGGGCGGTTCTGATGCGCCCGGGTGCGCCGTCACGGATGGGCGAAGTGGCTGAAATGGCGCCAACTTTGCGGGACTGCTACGCGGATGTCCGCGAAATCAGCGGGCCGGGCCATATCGAGGGTGGCGACATCCTGGTGACGGGGCGCGAAGTGCTGGTTGGGCGCTCGGATCGGACTGATGCGGCCGGGGTCGCCGAGCTGGCTGAGATCGTGGCGGACTGGGGCCATTCTCTGCGCGAAGTCTTCACACCGCCGGGTGTTTTGCATTTCAAGACTGACTGTTCCCTGATGGATGGTGAAACCATTCTGGCAACCAAACGGCTGTCGGCCTCTGGCTGCTTTGAAGGGTATCGGATCTTGGATGTGGCCGATGGCGAAGAGGCGGCGGCCAATGCCATTCGGTTCAACAATCTGGTGCTCTGCCCGGCAGGATTTCCCCGCACCGCCGAGATGCTGGACAAGGCGGGATTTGAAGTGGTGCAGATCGACAATAGCGATTGTGCGAAACTGGATGGCGGCATGTCCTGCCTGTCGCTGCGGTTCTGA
- a CDS encoding 5-guanidino-2-oxopentanoate decarboxylase, with the protein MTDSVKTIGEALVDGLKARDVSCVFGIPGVHTVELYRGLAASGLRHVTPRHEQGAGFMADGYARVSGKPGVAFVITGPGLTNTLTPMAQARADSVPMLVVSGVNAQPSLGKGLGCLHELPDQQALAQTVALSSHHVAEAEALDPALNMAFEPFSSGRPGPTHIQIPLDIAGSAAAELSAPVSVEPAPVPDTLVQQAAQLLAQAKHPVILVGGGAKRAGEALCALAERLDAPVVQTANGRGLMFRHALGVPASPSLIAVRSLIESADVVLALGTEFGPTDYDMYATDQWPQMQQLIRVDICDQQLDRHPAVLPILAEAGSFATALQAALPAECAGSDGAERAAEARQAALQEIGADYRAQVAVLNAMRDALPGSVMVGDSTQPIYAGNLFYDHDHPGGWFNAATGYGALGYGIPAAIGAAIAAPERPVICIVGDGGAQFSLPEVMTAVDENLPITFVIWNNQGYREIAISMQDVGVAVIGCDPTPPNFAATALSFGIPHVSAADDPAEIAAAITKNQGQGPCIVEITAPVFAPAED; encoded by the coding sequence ATGACAGATTCTGTAAAAACCATCGGCGAAGCCCTTGTTGATGGTTTGAAAGCGCGCGATGTCTCTTGCGTTTTTGGCATTCCCGGCGTGCATACGGTTGAGCTCTATCGTGGGCTAGCGGCTTCGGGGCTGCGCCATGTGACGCCGCGCCACGAACAAGGTGCAGGGTTCATGGCGGATGGCTATGCCAGGGTGTCCGGCAAGCCCGGCGTGGCCTTTGTGATCACCGGGCCGGGCTTGACCAATACGCTGACTCCCATGGCACAGGCGCGGGCGGATTCGGTGCCGATGCTGGTGGTTTCTGGGGTTAATGCGCAGCCAAGCCTGGGCAAGGGCCTGGGCTGTCTGCATGAATTGCCAGATCAACAGGCGCTGGCGCAGACGGTTGCGTTGAGCTCGCACCATGTGGCAGAGGCAGAGGCGCTGGATCCGGCCCTAAACATGGCTTTTGAGCCGTTTTCCTCTGGTCGACCCGGCCCGACCCATATTCAGATCCCGTTGGATATCGCGGGCAGTGCCGCGGCGGAGCTTTCTGCGCCTGTCAGCGTCGAACCTGCCCCTGTGCCGGATACCCTGGTGCAGCAGGCGGCGCAGCTCTTGGCCCAGGCAAAGCACCCGGTCATTCTGGTTGGCGGCGGCGCCAAACGGGCAGGGGAGGCCCTGTGTGCCTTGGCGGAACGCCTGGATGCTCCGGTGGTGCAAACCGCAAATGGCCGAGGCCTGATGTTTCGCCATGCCCTTGGGGTCCCGGCCAGCCCCAGCCTTATCGCGGTTCGTTCGCTGATCGAGAGCGCGGATGTTGTACTGGCCTTGGGGACGGAATTTGGACCCACGGATTACGATATGTATGCCACCGACCAGTGGCCACAGATGCAGCAGCTGATCCGGGTGGATATCTGCGACCAACAACTGGATCGCCACCCGGCTGTTTTGCCAATCCTGGCAGAGGCTGGCAGCTTTGCCACGGCACTACAGGCAGCCCTGCCTGCTGAATGTGCCGGTTCAGACGGAGCAGAGCGAGCAGCCGAGGCGCGTCAGGCGGCCCTGCAGGAAATCGGCGCGGACTACCGCGCCCAGGTTGCGGTTTTGAACGCGATGCGGGACGCCCTGCCCGGCAGTGTGATGGTGGGGGATTCCACTCAGCCGATCTATGCCGGAAACCTCTTTTATGATCACGACCACCCCGGCGGGTGGTTCAATGCGGCTACGGGATATGGCGCGCTTGGCTATGGGATCCCTGCGGCCATTGGTGCGGCCATTGCGGCACCGGAGCGGCCGGTGATCTGTATTGTCGGCGATGGCGGCGCGCAGTTTTCTCTGCCTGAGGTGATGACGGCGGTGGACGAAAACCTGCCAATCACCTTTGTGATCTGGAACAACCAAGGCTACCGGGAGATTGCCATCTCGATGCAGGATGTTGGTGTCGCGGTGATTGGCTGCGATCCGACGCCGCCAAATTTTGCGGCCACTGCGCTGTCGTTTGGAATTCCCCATGTCAGTGCTGCCGATGACCCGGCAGAGATCGCTGCTGCCATTACCAAAAATCAGGGCCAGGGGCCCTGCATTGTTGAAATAACCGCGCCTGTCTTTGCGCCAGCTGAGGATTAA
- a CDS encoding pyridoxal phosphate-dependent aminotransferase — MKTTDVTARLASLGGAKWDLHLAARDRIAAGADIIEMTIGEPDVPVPAELMDHSIASMRAGRTGYSDGRGELNLRRALAESYSNSRGREFEPDNFLCFPGTQTALFAAMMGVAQHGDEVLVGDPMYATYEGVVAASGAKMVPVPLKPENGFRMQAADVASRITPRTRALLLTSPHNPTGAILRQSDLLALCELARIHDFWILSDEVYEQLVFDGAEFVSPLSLPDYADRVIAVSSISKSHASPGFRSGWCVGSKAFCDALLPYSETMLFGNQPFIADMTELAIREGSSVSSGMRQRFSRRAQLLADRVEAETALQVHRPEAGMFAMINVAATGLTGDAYAWDLLENGVAVMPGSAFSDSLTSWVRVALTIEDAEFETASNRLISHTQTLTRGAA; from the coding sequence ATGAAAACCACTGATGTTACTGCACGATTGGCTTCGCTTGGTGGCGCCAAATGGGATCTCCATCTTGCCGCCCGCGATCGTATCGCAGCGGGCGCAGATATTATTGAGATGACCATCGGTGAGCCGGATGTTCCGGTTCCTGCAGAGCTGATGGATCACTCTATTGCCTCGATGCGGGCTGGCCGGACCGGGTATTCCGATGGCCGTGGCGAGCTCAATCTGCGCCGCGCCCTGGCGGAAAGCTACAGCAACAGCCGTGGGCGGGAGTTCGAGCCGGACAACTTCTTATGTTTCCCCGGCACCCAGACGGCATTGTTTGCCGCGATGATGGGCGTGGCGCAGCACGGGGACGAAGTTCTGGTGGGCGATCCGATGTATGCCACCTACGAAGGTGTGGTTGCGGCCAGTGGTGCAAAAATGGTGCCTGTGCCGCTAAAGCCGGAAAACGGATTTCGGATGCAGGCTGCAGATGTTGCCAGCCGGATCACGCCGCGCACCCGCGCCCTGCTGCTGACCAGTCCGCATAATCCAACCGGTGCCATTTTGCGCCAGTCTGATCTGTTGGCGCTATGCGAGTTGGCGCGCATCCATGATTTTTGGATCCTCTCGGATGAAGTCTATGAGCAATTGGTATTTGACGGCGCCGAGTTTGTCTCGCCCCTGTCGCTGCCTGACTATGCCGATCGGGTTATCGCGGTTTCATCGATCTCAAAATCCCATGCCTCACCTGGGTTCCGCAGTGGTTGGTGTGTTGGCTCCAAGGCATTTTGCGATGCGCTTTTGCCCTATTCCGAGACCATGCTGTTCGGCAACCAGCCGTTTATCGCGGATATGACGGAACTGGCGATCCGTGAGGGATCTTCTGTTTCCTCGGGGATGCGTCAACGATTCAGCCGGCGGGCGCAATTGCTTGCCGACCGGGTAGAGGCCGAAACTGCGCTGCAGGTTCACCGCCCCGAGGCCGGCATGTTTGCCATGATCAATGTGGCGGCAACCGGGCTGACCGGCGATGCCTATGCCTGGGATCTGCTGGAAAACGGCGTCGCGGTGATGCCCGGATCAGCCTTTAGTGACAGCCTGACCTCCTGGGTTCGGGTGGCGCTGACCATCGAGGATGCAGAATTTGAAACGGCGTCGAATCGTCTCATATCCCACACACAAACCCTGACAAGGGGAGCAGCATGA
- a CDS encoding AAA family ATPase, producing MFTHEDLAKLQAQSLKMQSWIRQQTFSPEMEKTLRRFSSWEVAELIFKVNQSTLRGRLAADPSLPQGHVEEDGRQRWYSLEEINELRRRIKINRKSLMPPRPEGKRALRVAISNFKGGAGKSTVALHFAHAAALDGYRVLCVDFDPQATLSHSMGLSDVTEDYTVWGIMARDLVRETERMNASARGAESGAALPERTLPEAITGMGLQDLRINDFIKPTSWPTIDLVPSCANAAFVEFASAQYRHLNPEWSFFAAVSRYLDQVSADDYDMIIFDCPPAIGYQSMNAVFAADMLYIPSGPGYWEYDSTTSFIGQLSEALEDLSAFNGVVPAGTFTLPKAFLDVRFLLTRYESGNDLHRAMRDAFIKVFDGRMADHPIEMTRAVEQSGRFLSSIYEIDYRDMTRETWRRARASFDQAYEEFKGYAAEAWEKMEDRP from the coding sequence ATGTTCACTCACGAAGACCTGGCGAAATTACAGGCCCAGTCCTTGAAGATGCAGAGCTGGATCCGGCAGCAGACCTTTTCCCCGGAGATGGAAAAGACCCTGCGGCGGTTCTCCAGTTGGGAGGTGGCTGAGCTGATCTTTAAGGTCAATCAGTCTACCCTGCGCGGGCGTCTGGCCGCAGATCCTTCGCTGCCCCAGGGCCATGTGGAAGAAGACGGGCGTCAGCGTTGGTATTCATTGGAAGAGATCAATGAGCTGCGGCGTCGCATAAAAATCAATCGCAAATCATTGATGCCACCGCGTCCCGAAGGCAAGCGCGCCCTACGAGTGGCGATTTCCAACTTCAAAGGCGGGGCCGGCAAATCCACTGTGGCTTTGCATTTCGCCCATGCCGCGGCCCTGGATGGCTACCGGGTGCTCTGCGTCGACTTTGATCCACAGGCGACGCTGTCCCATTCCATGGGGCTGAGCGATGTGACCGAGGACTACACAGTCTGGGGCATCATGGCGCGGGATCTTGTGCGCGAGACCGAGCGGATGAATGCCTCGGCGCGGGGGGCTGAATCTGGTGCCGCCCTGCCTGAACGGACCCTGCCGGAAGCGATCACCGGCATGGGGCTGCAGGATCTGCGCATCAATGACTTTATCAAGCCGACCAGCTGGCCGACCATTGATCTGGTACCTAGCTGTGCCAATGCGGCCTTTGTTGAATTTGCCAGCGCTCAGTACCGGCATCTCAATCCTGAGTGGTCCTTCTTTGCTGCGGTGTCGCGCTATCTCGATCAGGTCTCGGCGGATGACTACGATATGATCATTTTTGATTGCCCTCCGGCGATTGGTTATCAGTCGATGAATGCGGTCTTTGCTGCCGACATGCTTTATATCCCCTCCGGCCCCGGCTATTGGGAATACGACTCGACCACTTCCTTTATCGGCCAGCTGTCCGAGGCACTGGAGGATCTGTCGGCCTTTAACGGGGTTGTCCCCGCGGGGACATTCACCCTGCCCAAGGCCTTTCTCGACGTGCGCTTTTTGCTGACCCGCTATGAAAGTGGCAACGATTTGCACCGCGCCATGCGCGATGCCTTTATCAAGGTCTTTGACGGGCGCATGGCCGATCACCCGATCGAAATGACCCGGGCGGTTGAACAATCGGGCCGGTTCCTGAGTTCGATCTACGAGATTGATTACCGGGACATGACCCGCGAAACTTGGCGGCGCGCCCGGGCGTCCTTTGATCAGGCCTATGAAGAATTCAAAGGCTATGCCGCCGAAGCCTGGGAGAAGATGGAGGATAGACCATGA
- a CDS encoding ParB N-terminal domain-containing protein, which produces MSKRRVFDINFPADPAPKPAAAPPAPKADGAPVSESRRGPMATAISENAEALKARAVAEQNIRAENDRLAHEFVRLKALGLVVDRIPLDQISTSKLVRDRATSRDPELEELQASIRSIGLSNPIRVEEEADGSYQLIQGFRRLSAYRALYAETGAEEFAAIPAGLIAKGQDLQGLYRRMVDENLVRRDISFAEMAQLALSYAQDPDTGCDLVEDAVSHLYASAGRQKRNYIRHFAELLDMIGTSLQFAEAIPRALGLELKKRLSEEEPLAEELRQVLQNTPRPDAEAELAVLRGFLSGSLGSAEAGRSAGMTGGQAKTGVAKTTLRCAVPSGTVRCQARDGRIELAMERDFSVIDRYRLETAIAAFFAALEEGESSD; this is translated from the coding sequence ATGAGCAAACGCCGCGTTTTTGACATCAACTTTCCTGCGGACCCTGCACCCAAACCCGCTGCGGCCCCCCCTGCCCCAAAGGCGGATGGCGCTCCGGTTTCCGAAAGCCGTCGTGGCCCCATGGCCACCGCGATCTCGGAAAACGCAGAGGCGCTCAAGGCGCGAGCAGTGGCGGAGCAGAATATCCGGGCCGAAAACGATCGCCTGGCGCATGAGTTTGTTCGGCTCAAGGCACTTGGGCTGGTGGTTGATCGCATTCCGCTGGACCAAATCTCCACCAGCAAGCTGGTGCGTGACCGGGCAACCTCGCGTGATCCAGAACTGGAAGAGCTGCAGGCCTCGATCCGCAGTATTGGTCTGTCCAATCCTATCCGGGTCGAAGAAGAGGCCGATGGCAGCTACCAGCTGATTCAGGGCTTTCGTCGTCTTTCGGCCTATCGGGCGCTTTATGCGGAAACCGGCGCGGAGGAATTTGCCGCGATCCCCGCTGGGCTGATTGCCAAGGGCCAGGATCTTCAGGGGCTGTATCGGCGCATGGTGGATGAAAACCTGGTGCGCCGCGACATCTCTTTTGCGGAAATGGCGCAGCTGGCGCTGTCTTATGCGCAGGATCCTGACACCGGCTGTGACCTAGTAGAAGATGCCGTGAGTCATCTCTATGCCTCGGCCGGGCGGCAGAAACGCAACTACATCCGTCATTTTGCGGAGCTGTTAGACATGATCGGAACGAGCCTGCAGTTTGCCGAAGCGATCCCAAGAGCGTTGGGGCTGGAGCTTAAGAAACGGCTTTCGGAGGAGGAGCCTCTGGCGGAAGAGCTGAGGCAGGTTTTGCAAAACACCCCGCGGCCCGACGCGGAGGCAGAGTTGGCGGTGCTGCGCGGGTTCCTATCCGGATCTTTGGGCAGCGCTGAGGCTGGCCGGTCTGCCGGAATGACAGGGGGCCAAGCAAAGACTGGCGTTGCCAAAACCACTTTGCGCTGCGCTGTCCCCTCGGGGACGGTACGCTGTCAGGCGCGGGACGGTCGTATCGAGCTGGCGATGGAACGGGATTTTTCAGTCATTGACCGCTACCGGCTGGAAACCGCTATCGCTGCCTTTTTCGCTGCGTTGGAAGAGGGTGAGAGTTCCGACTGA
- a CDS encoding OmpA family protein: MIRQLLRPVFVLLALFAHPALAADPFEHGWQLDQEASAITFLSIKKDTVAETSQFAAMSGQITERGVAQLVIALDSVDTQIDLRNVRMRFLFFETFSFPEATVTAVLDPLSLQDLPSLRRKVINLPVTLSLHGAEVELESEVAVTLVSNDRITISTLNPVILQLEDFNLMAGRDKLQEAANVTITPLGIVNLNLAFDRRAPGTPVLAVPATSGASAALETAGDFSREACIGRFDILSRSRSVNFAPGTSRLDQTSTSFLDSLFDIVSRCPDLLIEIGGHTDNKGSAAANTRLSQKRANSVVRYLSNKGIARARLQSVGYGEASPLVPNDTAQNRAKNRRIAFKVLN, translated from the coding sequence ATGATACGCCAGCTTCTTCGCCCAGTCTTCGTCCTCTTGGCTCTTTTCGCCCACCCAGCCTTGGCAGCTGATCCATTTGAACATGGCTGGCAACTTGACCAGGAGGCATCGGCCATCACCTTCCTGTCGATCAAAAAGGACACGGTTGCAGAAACCAGCCAGTTTGCCGCCATGAGTGGCCAGATCACCGAACGGGGGGTGGCCCAGTTGGTTATCGCTCTGGATTCGGTCGATACACAAATTGACCTGCGAAACGTTCGTATGCGGTTCCTGTTCTTTGAAACATTCAGTTTCCCCGAAGCCACAGTAACCGCAGTTCTGGACCCTTTGTCACTGCAGGATCTCCCCAGCCTGCGGCGCAAGGTGATCAATTTGCCAGTGACCCTGTCGCTACATGGCGCCGAGGTAGAGCTCGAATCCGAGGTCGCCGTAACTTTGGTCAGCAATGATCGGATCACTATCTCCACCCTCAATCCCGTCATTCTACAGCTCGAAGATTTCAACCTGATGGCAGGACGGGACAAGCTGCAGGAGGCCGCCAATGTCACCATTACCCCGCTGGGCATTGTCAATCTAAACCTCGCCTTTGACCGTCGGGCACCTGGAACACCGGTCCTGGCCGTGCCTGCCACATCCGGGGCCAGCGCAGCTTTGGAGACCGCTGGCGATTTCAGTCGCGAGGCCTGTATAGGGCGGTTTGACATTCTGTCCCGCAGCCGCAGCGTGAATTTCGCGCCGGGAACGTCGCGACTGGATCAAACATCCACCAGCTTTTTGGACAGCCTGTTTGATATTGTCAGTCGGTGCCCCGACCTGCTGATTGAGATCGGCGGCCACACAGATAACAAAGGCAGCGCCGCGGCAAATACCCGGCTCAGCCAAAAGCGCGCAAATTCCGTTGTCAGATACCTGTCAAATAAGGGCATCGCGCGGGCACGTCTGCAATCCGTCGGCTACGGTGAAGCAAGCCCCTTGGTCCCCAATGACACAGCGCAGAACCGGGCAAAGAACCGACGCATCGCTTTTAAGGTTCTCAACTAA
- a CDS encoding caspase family protein: MTGFWAKCLFRIVVLVALLSGSARATTPEGGARLALVIGNASYGSVSALDNPVNDARMISQTLEGLGFTVSMAVDMSQVEMKLAIAQFGRDLRAAGADATGLFYYAGHGVQSFGNNYLLPVDVALSDAADLDLMAVEAQTVLRQMASARNRTNLVILDACRNNPFENVPELNESGLAEMKAPTGTFLAYATAPGGVALDGQGANSPFTLALAEQIVVPGQPVEQAFKEVRRAVLAQSDGQQTPWDTSSLVSDFMFAEAPPSPVLSAAETEELQLWRSVQSARDPVQLMLFLRGYPEGTYTPEARALLAEVMAEELSVDTSAPATSPVAPDEQETALFKAAQEDGSLAAYEAYMQSYPTGTYAEIVTTEIAALQMGQGSDPIGEGTVADAGPASAQASAEPRHSEAGPVTFASPLVSELEQISGRSLAELIDQTPMFPPIEGLPESYWKSQNCSSCHQWTRERLCTQANTYLSLNMQRSLSKQHPFGGVMKRSLKSWAAGGCQ, translated from the coding sequence GTGACTGGTTTTTGGGCCAAGTGCCTGTTTCGCATAGTGGTGCTTGTTGCACTTCTGTCAGGGTCTGCGCGCGCCACCACCCCCGAGGGAGGCGCGCGGCTGGCGTTGGTCATTGGCAATGCCTCCTATGGCAGTGTTTCCGCCCTGGATAATCCGGTGAATGATGCCCGCATGATTTCCCAGACACTGGAGGGGCTTGGTTTTACGGTCTCCATGGCGGTGGACATGAGTCAGGTTGAGATGAAGCTGGCGATTGCCCAGTTCGGTCGTGATCTGCGGGCCGCAGGCGCCGATGCCACCGGATTGTTTTATTATGCAGGACATGGGGTACAAAGCTTTGGCAACAATTACCTGTTGCCGGTGGATGTGGCGTTGTCAGATGCAGCGGATCTGGACCTAATGGCGGTTGAAGCGCAAACCGTGCTGCGGCAGATGGCGTCGGCGCGCAATCGAACCAATTTGGTGATTCTCGACGCCTGTCGCAATAATCCTTTTGAAAACGTGCCGGAGCTGAATGAAAGTGGCTTGGCTGAAATGAAGGCGCCAACGGGGACTTTTCTGGCCTATGCGACGGCGCCTGGAGGGGTGGCGCTGGATGGGCAGGGGGCGAACAGTCCCTTTACCCTGGCCTTGGCGGAACAAATTGTGGTGCCGGGCCAACCGGTGGAACAGGCCTTCAAAGAGGTGCGCCGCGCTGTGCTCGCCCAGAGCGACGGACAGCAGACCCCTTGGGATACCTCCTCTTTGGTGAGTGATTTTATGTTTGCCGAGGCACCACCAAGCCCGGTCCTGTCAGCGGCGGAAACAGAAGAATTGCAGCTTTGGCGTTCGGTACAAAGTGCCCGCGATCCGGTGCAACTGATGCTGTTCTTACGGGGCTATCCGGAAGGAACCTATACACCGGAGGCGCGCGCGCTGTTGGCAGAGGTCATGGCTGAAGAGCTGTCCGTCGACACCTCTGCGCCAGCGACATCACCAGTGGCGCCGGATGAACAGGAAACAGCCCTGTTCAAAGCGGCGCAGGAAGATGGGTCCCTAGCGGCCTATGAAGCCTATATGCAAAGCTACCCCACGGGGACATACGCTGAAATCGTGACGACCGAAATTGCTGCCTTACAGATGGGACAAGGCAGCGATCCGATCGGCGAGGGCACCGTGGCTGACGCCGGCCCAGCAAGCGCGCAAGCCAGCGCAGAGCCGCGCCACTCGGAGGCAGGGCCCGTGACCTTTGCCAGCCCATTGGTGTCTGAACTGGAACAGATCAGTGGGCGTAGTCTCGCTGAGCTTATTGACCAGACGCCGATGTTTCCGCCAATCGAGGGCCTGCCGGAAAGCTACTGGAAATCACAAAATTGCAGTTCCTGCCATCAATGGACTCGCGAGCGCCTGTGCACCCAGGCCAATACCTATCTAAGCCTGAATATGCAGCGGTCGCTGAGCAAACAACATCCCTTTGGCGGGGTCATGAAGCGGAGCTTGAAGTCCTGGGCGGCGGGTGGTTGTCAATAG